In Salinibaculum sp. SYNS191, the genomic window CGGTCATGGGGTCGAAGAACCTCAAGGCCATCGTCGTCAAGTCCACCACGGACATGCAGAAGCCGGCGGACCCGGAGACGTTCCGCGAGGGCCACAAGCAGGCGATGCAACTCATCCAGGAGTCGGACGTCACGGGACCCAACGAGGGCGGCCTCTCCGTGTACGGGACGAACGTCCTGATGAACCTCACCGAGGAGATGGACGGGCTGCCGACGAAGAACGCCCAGTACACGTCGACGGGGTCGATGGCCGACTCCGAAGGCGCGGACATCGACGCCGAGCGCGTCTCCGGTGAGAACGTCCGCGAGAACATCCTCGTCGACGAGCCCACCTGTCACTCCTGCCCGGTCGCCTGCAAGAAGGAGGTCGAAATCCAGACGATGCACAAGGGCGAGGAGATGAACGTCCGGATGGAGTCCGTCGAGTACGAGTCGGCGTGGGCGCTCGGCCCCAACTCGGGGCACACGAACCGCGACGACATGGTGCTGATGATAGACCGGTGCAACGACCTCGGCCTGGACACCATCGACGCCGGCAACACCCTGGCGATGGCGATGGAGATGACCGAGGAAGGCAAGTTCGACGAACTCGGCGACGGCGTCGACTGGGGCGACTCCGAGGAGATGATAGAGCTCCTCGACCGCATCGCCCACCGCGAGGACGAACTCGCGGACAACCTGGCCGGTGGCTCCAACCACCTCGCCGAGGAGTTCGACGCGGCGGACAACTCCCTGGCGGTCAAGGGACAGACGATAGCCGCCTACGACCCGCGGTGCATGAAGGGGATGGCAATCGGCTTCGCCACCTCGAACCGCGGTGCCTGCCACCTGCGCGGGTACACCCCGGCCGCCGAGATTCTCGGCATCCCCGAGCAGGTCGACCCCCACGAGCCCGAGGGCAAGGGCGAGCTGTGCGTGGTCTTCCAGGACCTCCACGCAGTGAGCGACTCCTTCGACATCTGCAAGTTCAACGCCTTCGCGGAGGGCATCGAGGAGTACGTGCTCCAGTACAACGGGATGACCGGCCGCGACGTCGACGAGGACGAGCTGATCGAGGCCGGCAAGCGCATCTACACGCTCGAACGCTACTACAACAACCTGGCCGGCTTCGACGGCGCGGACGACGACCTGCCGGGCCGGTTCGTCGAGGGCCACGAGGACGCCATCCCCGCACAGGGCGGCTCCGAGGGCCAGCTCGCGGAACTCGACCAGCTGAAAGCGGAGTACTACGACGTGCGGGGCTGGGTCGACGGCGTCGTCCCCGACGAGCGGCTGGACGAACTCGGCATCGACATCGGCCCCGGGACGGGCGTCTCCAGCGGCGACGACTCGCAGGCTCCGGCGGACGACTGATACGGCTGCGCGACAATTTTTCTACGCATGGACGACGATGACGACGACTTCGAATTTCGCATAGAGGCGCGACTGACCAGCCACGGCGTCTACGTCAACGACGTCGAGCAGGGCGAGGACAGCTACAGTATCGAGTACGAGTCCGTCTCGCTGGACAGCGAAGGGGTCGTGCCACACCGCGAGGTCGGCCGGGTCATCAACGTCTTCCGGGACCTGCACGAGGACGACTGGGACGGGGCGGCTATCGAGGCCCTCGTGACGGACCTGGAGGGCGTCCCGCGGGGCGAGTGGCACGTCGAACAGGAGTGGCTCGACGAACTCCACAACGGCGACCTCACGGAAGTCGACTTCTCGCAGAAGGTCATCGAGACCATCACGCCGGCGGACCCGGAGACGGACGCCGATGCGGACGCCGACGCCGACTGACCCGTCCCGCCAGTCCGCCTCCGGACGCGACCCTATCCGAGAGCGACGGGATGGCGGATGTCGAGCGCCGTCTCGAACTCGTCGAGGCGGTCGAGGCGGCGGCCGTCCCGGCGGAACTGTTCCTCGTGCGCCCGCCGGACGGCGTCGATTTCGCGGTCTTCGAGGTGCAGGTCCGCGGCGACGCGTTCCCAGTGGTCGATGCCCACGAGGTAGTACACCGTGTCCGGGCACTCGATGCACTCGAACCGGCGCTCGTAGGACTCGCGGCGCTCGGCCAGGTGGCCGTGGACGCGTTCGAGCAGCGCCGACAGTTGCGGGAGCGTGACGCTGGCCCGGGCACCGGCGAGCAGCACTATCTGGCCCTCGATGGGGTGAGACGGGGTCGACATGGCGAGGCGTTCCGGCGTCACCCGCCTGCTCGAATCGCCTTCTGCGAGAACTTCTCGACGACGGGGTCGAGCACGTCGTCGCTCTCGGCTTCGAACGCCACGGTGACTTCCGTGAGTTGCAGGGACGGGCCGATTGAGACCGTGTCCTCGGAGACGGAGGCACGCCAGTGCTCGCCCGCGACCGTCCGGTCGTCGACCCGGGTGCCGCCGACACGCTCCAGGTAGCCCATCGCGGCCCTGGCAGACAGCCCCCGGTAGCTCCGTTCGCGTGCTATCATTGTCGGGTACAGGGAGCGCCCGCCAGTATAGTTGTCGCTGCTGTGCGCGGCAGTCGGCTACTCCGAGCCGGGTCGGATACCGTCGCTGAAGATGCGAGCGTGTCGCTCGCGGCTGATGCGGTCGGCGAGGTCCTCGTGGTCGTGAATCTGGCGGATGATGGAGGCGTGCAGGTTCCGCCAGGACATCGCGTAGATGGGCGACTGGCCCCAGGCGCGCAGTTCGACGACGAAGTCGTCGTACGCTTCCCACCGCTCCTCGAAGTGCTCTATCACGTCCACGATTGCACTCACCACCTCGTCGTCCTCCTCCGCGTTGATGACGGCGTTTATGTCCCGCTCCCAGCCGGCGACCGCCTTCTCCATGTCCTTCGTCGTCTCGCTGCTGTCTGCCGGTAGTGAGTCGACGATTCCCTTCGGGATGGTCAGTTCGATGTCGTCCACACTCGTTCTGTGCGGTCTCGGCTAATAAAGATAATCACGTGATACGGGCGCTGACGCGCCTCGCCACGCCCGCCACGACCCGTCGAGCGAACATGTTCCCGTGAACCGTTTAGTCCAGTCCCGCCCTACAGGTGCCTATGGCGAACCAGCAGCAACGACAGGCAGGTCCCGGGAGCGGCCGTCGCGTGGACGACACACAAGCGCAGTCGGACCGCGACGCCGAGGTGGAAGCCGGCGGGCCGGAGACGACAGTCGAGGTCAGGTGTACGGGCCACGTCCGGACAGCAATCGGCGAGCACCGCATCGAGTACACGTTCGAGGGCGACACCCTCCGGGAGTTCCTCGACGCGTTCTTCGAGGAGTACGACGTCCGCGACATGCTCATCGCGGAGACGGAGGCCGAGGCGACCACGCGAGGGTGGGCACCGAAACTGGAGGAGTTACCCGGCAAGAACTACGCGAAGAACCCCGAAGGGGAACAGACCCGTCGGTACGCCCGCGTCATAGTAAACGGGACGTTCAACGAACACCTCGACGGGCTCGACACCGAGGTCAGCGACGGCGACCGCGTCGCGCTCGTCTACCCGTTCATGTACTGCTGTTGAGCCCGCCCTCCGCCCGGAGCGGCCTGCGACAGGTCACCCGCCAGCGACCGGCGGGAAGACGCTGACCGTTTCACCGCCGCTGAGTTCCGTCTCCATGCCCTCGATGTGGGCGATGTCCTTGCCGTCGCGCATGATGGTCAGGTACTCCCGGAGGGACCCGTCGTCCTCGAACAGTTCCATGTCCGGATACTCCTCGGAGAGCGCACGGAGGACGTCGCCGACTGTGGAGACGTCGTCGTACTCCCGGTGGAGGGTCTTCTGTCCCACCACCTCCCGAAAGTTGGCGAAGAATCGCATCGTGATTTCCATGGCGGGACGAACGCGCTCTACCTGTATAAAACCACCATTGCCGACCCGGAAGCCGCTATCGGGCCACACGAGTACCCGCTTCCGACGCGGGCGTGTGGACTCGACGGGGAACTCGGATGGTCGATTATTACATTGTAATGCCCCACCGATAGGGGACGCGGAGCACCGTCCGTCCGCGCAGTTCTGTCTGATAGACATATCCAGGGTCGAACGCCGTCGCGTTCCCACGTACTGGCAGTCGAGGAGATTGTACTGTATGAACGTACATCTCGACGCAATGTTTTAGAATACCGAAATTATTAATCGGCTGTGGTGAGATAGGGTCGGACAGGAACGCATGGATTGTTGTAAAGTGGGGCTCGTCGTCGAGAAGCGCGACGTCACCGTCAACGCGGACGAAAACATCCACGACTACCTCGTCGCGCGGTGGCTCGGCATCGGCGAGTATCCCGCGAAAGGGGTGCGAAAGCTCGCCGACTGGTTCAACCAGAAACTGCTCCGTGACGTCTACACCGAGAACGGACGGAGCGTGACAGACGTCCGAATCAGCAGCGAATACGAGGCCCTGACCGGGGACGACGCGGTCGAGAAAGGTGAGGTCATCGACGACCTCGCGTCGGACGGCATCGACGGCGAGGCCCTGCTCGGCGACTTCGTGTCCCGGAGCACGATGCGCCGCCACCTGACGGACTGCCTGGGCGCGTCGAAAGACGCCGCGACGTCGACGGACGGGAACACCGACTGGGAGCTGGAGCAGATAGAGCGCAGCAGGGACCACCTGGAACGCAAGGTGAGCGAGTCCGTGCAGTCGCTCGCCAACAAGGGGGAGCTACCGGACGGTGCCGACGCCGGTATCGACGTCTCGATATTCCTCACCTGTCCCGAGTGCTCGACGCAGGTCCGCCTCCGGACCGCACTCGACCGGCAGTTCATCTGCCAGACGCACCGCGATTCGTCGGCGGTGACCGACTCCACGATACTCAACTCCACGAACTGACCGCGCCGGCCCGGGCCGCTCCCGACACTGATGGGCAGGTGCCGTCGAGTTCTGAACGGGTCACCGCCGACCCTGGACGCGTCACAACTGCTCGTCGTGGTCGTCGAGTTCGAGGGTCATCGTCTTGGTCTGCGTGTACTCGTCGAGCGTCTCGGCGGCGACCTCCCGGCCGATTCCCGATTCCTTGGTGCCACCGAAGGGCTGTCCGGCGGGGAACCGGTTGTAGGTGTTCACCCAGACGTTGCCCACGTCGAGGTCGTCCGCCGTCCGGTAGGCCCGGTCGATGTCGTCGGTGATGACGCCGGCAGCCAGGCCGTAGCTGACGTCGTTGACGCACTCGACCAGGCGGTCGTAGTCGCTCCACGAGAACACGACCTCGACCGGTCCGAAGATCTCCTCCTGGACCGCCTGCGCGTCGTGGTCGGTCTCCGAGACCACGGTCGGGGCCACGTAACAGCCCTGTCGCAGCGGCTCCTCGTCGGGTTCGTAGCCGCCGGTGAGAATCTCGACGTCGTCCTCGCGCAGCGAGCCGAGGTACTGCATCGTCTTGTTGGCCTGCGAGGGCGTGATCTGTGGTCCGAGGTCCGTCTCCTCCAGGAGCGGGTCACCGATTTCGAGGGCCTCGACCGCCTCGATGAATGCAGGCATGAACTCGTCTTCGATGTCCTCGTGGACGAACAGGCGCGTGCCGGCGGAACAGCACTCCCCGTTGTTGAAGAACATCGCTCGGGTCGTGACGTCGACCGCCTTCCCGACGTCGACGTCGGGATAGACGACGACCGGGCTCTTCCCGCCCAGTTCGAGCGTGACGTCGGTGATGTTCACCGCCGCCCGCTTCATCACCCCTTTGCCGACCTCCGTCGAGCCCGTGAACGCGATTTTCCGGATGTCCTCGTGCGTCACCAGCGGTGACCCGGCCTCTGGACCGCTGCCGGTGACGACGTTGACGACGCCCGAGGGGATGACGTCCTCGACCTCGCGCATGAGTTCGAGAACCGACAGCGGGGTCTCCTCCGCCGGCTTCAACACGACGGTGTTGCCGGCTGCCAGCGCGGGGGCGAGTTTCCAGGCGGTCATCAACATCGGGAAGTTCCACGGGATGATCTGCCCGACGACGCCGTAGGGCTCTTTCGTGGTCTGGATTCGTCGATTGCCCTGCGACCGAATGTTCGACCCATCATGGAACCGACACGCCCCTGCGAAGTATCGGAAATGGTCAACGAAGAGGTCGATGTCGGTACGCGACTCGGTGATCGGCTTCCCGTTGTCTAGTGTGTCGAGAATCGCATACTTCTCGTGGTTCGCTTCGACGCGGTCGGCGATCGTGTTGAGTATCCGCTGTCTCTCGGCGGCCGAAGACTCGGCCCAGCGGTTCCGATAGGCGTCCCAGGCCGCTTCGACGGCCCTGTCGACGTCCGTCTCGGCTCCAGCCTGGATTTCTGCGAGTACGTCGCCCGTCGTCGGGTCGTGCGTCTTGAACGTCTGGCGGCTCGCACACTCCCGCCACTCGCCGTCGATGAAGAGTCGTCGCTTTCGCGTGGAGATGTGCTGCGAGGCTGCCCTGAGGTGCCGCCGCTTGATGCTGTCTGACCCGCCACTCGCATGAGGGTCGTCGAGAGACATGAAGTGTGGCAAGATTTCAGATATAAGTATATATAGTTATGGCTGAGTTTCGGGAACGACGACAGGTACGTGCGGGTCGGACGGACCCGTTCGGAGGCGACAGAGTGCGAGCAGTCGTCCCGCCATAGTCTCACGGTAGTGGCCGAAACCGACCGGAAAGATGGACTCGACCGTACGTTTCTATAATTTGATATGAAGTGAGCCCGCTCCGTCGAGACGCCCCGTCGACCAATACAGGACGAACAGAGAAGTGATACTGACAGAGAAAAGTTACTTGATTCGTTTGCAGAGAAAAGTGTCAGATATTAATACATCAGGCGGAAAGGGAGGGAGCCTCCCGGTCGGCGGTAACGACGGCGTCCCCGCCTCAGAGGTTCGATTCGAGGAACTGCTCGCCCTCGTCGTGTTCCTGGAGCACGTCGTCGAAGATGGCCGCGTCGATGTCGAACTTGTGGACGCTCGGGAGAGAGGTCTTGTCGAACTCGGCGATGATGTCGCCGTGCTTCTGGAAGAACTCGAGTTTCCACTCCTCGCTGTCCTCGTCGGTCCGGAACTGCGTGATGAACTGCCACTGGTGGTAATCCTCGGCGGTGAAGAACAGGATGACGTGCGGGTCACGGACGAGGTCGGCGTGACAGTCCTCCCACCGCTCCTCGAAGCTCGGATAGTGAAAGGAGACACGAAAGAGGTGGTACTCGAACAGTCGCATGGCGGGTGCCGCGAACAGGCGAAAGAGCCCCTCGGATTTGAGTTCCCGGAGGATTTCGTTCACCCGATTGTGCGACAGCGAGATGTCGTACTCCTCGTCCAGCGTCTCCTGCAGTTCCCGTACGGAGGCCGTCGGGTACTTGATCCGCGCTTTCAGAATCGCGATATCGCGCGGGGAGAACCCGATGTCGTCCGCGTCGTTGGTGTCCGTCATGTCACAGTGGTCGTGTTACCGGTTGTCAGGGCTACAGTACAACCTTTCTGACACTCCCTATAAATCTATCTATATCCTCAAAAACGGTGTACAATGTAATCCAAAACGGGGGTGAACGGTGGGTTTATATGTACGAGTTGTCGACTTTTCAGTGTCGTGACTAATAGGGGACTGATACAATCATGGAAGATGGAAAATACGGGGAGCCCGCGCCGATAGACTCATATTTGCGGTATGAGCTCTCCGGCGTGGACATCACGGAGAGCGCCTCGACGGAGCCGGTTTGTAAGCGATGTGATGACTTGGGGGAGTCGGACGAGAAGCTACGCATGGAGGCGGGCGAGACTGCCCTCGCCTGCGCCAACTGGGAGGCGCTGTCCGGCTGGGAGCTGTTCGGCGTGTACCACGAGGACCACAGCGTGTCGGGCATCACGGATTCGGACCCGCCCAGACCCACCGCAGTCCTGCGGGGGACGATAGAGCGGACCGGATACGGGACGAACGGGAAGGCGACGGACACCTACAC contains:
- a CDS encoding aldehyde ferredoxin oxidoreductase family protein, which gives rise to MTDLGGFHDHLARVDLSEGSVNYEGIDDEDAKKYIGARGLGVKYVFDNGPDVDPLGPDNLLAFMNGPLTGTQVTMSGRIAVCTKSPIAGQVTDSHHGGWSGARLKWAGFDGLLFEGRADEPVYAYVEDGEVELRDASHLWGEGIHDTIDELEAECDGSYGKNLSTMAIGPAGENEVRYSCIVNEDDRASGRGGTGAVMGSKNLKAIVVKSTTDMQKPADPETFREGHKQAMQLIQESDVTGPNEGGLSVYGTNVLMNLTEEMDGLPTKNAQYTSTGSMADSEGADIDAERVSGENVRENILVDEPTCHSCPVACKKEVEIQTMHKGEEMNVRMESVEYESAWALGPNSGHTNRDDMVLMIDRCNDLGLDTIDAGNTLAMAMEMTEEGKFDELGDGVDWGDSEEMIELLDRIAHREDELADNLAGGSNHLAEEFDAADNSLAVKGQTIAAYDPRCMKGMAIGFATSNRGACHLRGYTPAAEILGIPEQVDPHEPEGKGELCVVFQDLHAVSDSFDICKFNAFAEGIEEYVLQYNGMTGRDVDEDELIEAGKRIYTLERYYNNLAGFDGADDDLPGRFVEGHEDAIPAQGGSEGQLAELDQLKAEYYDVRGWVDGVVPDERLDELGIDIGPGTGVSSGDDSQAPADD
- a CDS encoding ubiquitin-like small modifier protein 1, with the translated sequence MEITMRFFANFREVVGQKTLHREYDDVSTVGDVLRALSEEYPDMELFEDDGSLREYLTIMRDGKDIAHIEGMETELSGGETVSVFPPVAGG
- the rdfA gene encoding rod-determining factor RdfA, whose amino-acid sequence is MDCCKVGLVVEKRDVTVNADENIHDYLVARWLGIGEYPAKGVRKLADWFNQKLLRDVYTENGRSVTDVRISSEYEALTGDDAVEKGEVIDDLASDGIDGEALLGDFVSRSTMRRHLTDCLGASKDAATSTDGNTDWELEQIERSRDHLERKVSESVQSLANKGELPDGADAGIDVSIFLTCPECSTQVRLRTALDRQFICQTHRDSSAVTDSTILNSTN
- a CDS encoding aldehyde dehydrogenase family protein, which translates into the protein MSLDDPHASGGSDSIKRRHLRAASQHISTRKRRLFIDGEWRECASRQTFKTHDPTTGDVLAEIQAGAETDVDRAVEAAWDAYRNRWAESSAAERQRILNTIADRVEANHEKYAILDTLDNGKPITESRTDIDLFVDHFRYFAGACRFHDGSNIRSQGNRRIQTTKEPYGVVGQIIPWNFPMLMTAWKLAPALAAGNTVVLKPAEETPLSVLELMREVEDVIPSGVVNVVTGSGPEAGSPLVTHEDIRKIAFTGSTEVGKGVMKRAAVNITDVTLELGGKSPVVVYPDVDVGKAVDVTTRAMFFNNGECCSAGTRLFVHEDIEDEFMPAFIEAVEALEIGDPLLEETDLGPQITPSQANKTMQYLGSLREDDVEILTGGYEPDEEPLRQGCYVAPTVVSETDHDAQAVQEEIFGPVEVVFSWSDYDRLVECVNDVSYGLAAGVITDDIDRAYRTADDLDVGNVWVNTYNRFPAGQPFGGTKESGIGREVAAETLDEYTQTKTMTLELDDHDEQL
- a CDS encoding helix-turn-helix domain-containing protein, encoding MTDTNDADDIGFSPRDIAILKARIKYPTASVRELQETLDEEYDISLSHNRVNEILRELKSEGLFRLFAAPAMRLFEYHLFRVSFHYPSFEERWEDCHADLVRDPHVILFFTAEDYHQWQFITQFRTDEDSEEWKLEFFQKHGDIIAEFDKTSLPSVHKFDIDAAIFDDVLQEHDEGEQFLESNL
- a CDS encoding MoaD/ThiS family protein, with protein sequence MANQQQRQAGPGSGRRVDDTQAQSDRDAEVEAGGPETTVEVRCTGHVRTAIGEHRIEYTFEGDTLREFLDAFFEEYDVRDMLIAETEAEATTRGWAPKLEELPGKNYAKNPEGEQTRRYARVIVNGTFNEHLDGLDTEVSDGDRVALVYPFMYCC